A genome region from Nocardiopsis exhalans includes the following:
- a CDS encoding helix-turn-helix domain-containing protein, which produces METSPAIAQVLNEVGPRLRRLRMRRGVSLTAVAEATGISKSTLSRLESGQRRPSLELLLPIAQAHQVPLEELVGAPEVGDPRVRPIPRSVNGNTVLPLTRQAGPLQAFKMVLPQTRNTPELCTHEGYEWLYVLSGSLRLLLADHDLVLEAGEAAEFDTRLPHWFGSTGEGPVEVLSLFGRQGERIHVRARPRPRARNRNDEADRADGE; this is translated from the coding sequence ATGGAAACCTCACCCGCCATCGCCCAGGTCCTCAACGAGGTCGGCCCCCGACTACGGCGGCTGCGCATGCGGCGCGGCGTGTCCCTCACCGCCGTCGCCGAGGCCACCGGTATCTCCAAGAGCACGCTGTCCCGGCTGGAGTCGGGGCAGCGCCGTCCCAGCCTGGAGCTGCTGCTGCCCATCGCCCAGGCCCACCAGGTACCCCTGGAGGAACTGGTCGGCGCTCCGGAGGTCGGCGACCCCCGGGTCCGGCCCATCCCCAGGAGCGTCAACGGGAACACGGTGCTGCCGCTGACCCGTCAGGCCGGGCCGCTCCAGGCGTTCAAGATGGTGCTTCCCCAGACCCGGAACACCCCCGAGTTGTGCACCCACGAGGGCTACGAGTGGCTGTACGTGCTCTCCGGCAGCCTGCGGCTGCTCCTCGCCGACCACGACCTCGTGCTGGAGGCGGGCGAGGCCGCCGAGTTCGACACCCGGCTGCCGCACTGGTTCGGCAGCACCGGGGAGGGCCCCGTGGAGGTCCTCAGCCTGTTCGGGCGCCAGGGGGAGCGCATTCACGTGCGGGCCCGGCCCCGGCCCCGGGCCCGGAACAGGAACGACGAGGCCGACCGCGCCGACGGGGAATGA
- a CDS encoding helix-turn-helix transcriptional regulator, which yields MLRELFDRGEESRIIDEMLDSALSGQGASSLVEGIIGTGKTMLLRWAEERARQRGMLVLSATASPTERRFSMGVVDQLFSCLETAGSLPGPPAKINFHQRTPKDPEYAQFTDLFTTLSRVAQHKPILLTVDCVQCVDSDSLSWLGFLMRRIDNIPVVLLASQRRGEPASDQHLLVEFMNSVRPDRHLRLHDLSPSAASHLIDSLRGCSRDTSDDLIADSGGNPYLLTQQVLTTPAPAPSCALTDDDRPADPSDDLTIRLRAVKDRVLCLLRRLDGNGLRVAHAASVVGETAVNAELVAELCSLTVAEAGQSLGQLTECGILHPTTRTFRHPVLARLLYLDVPIAQRAAFHRRTALHLHQDGAAPGSITTHLLRASPLEQPWMAPMLLDAAEGLLPRGAHAAMEHLDTVVRHGAPDDVASRIADLRVRALMELDLPASADAQYSLVNLTADPLELADRSARLADTLLRLDQPDQARSVLDRAHERVRGHDAGTAARLRRQLGHVRLYEGSHTGGPAGLERLEAVLLHRTSTGQTAPAVRRICRVFLAPPRALYGSPSWYHALLALLWAGGFDQAQQYIDAEVRLAVAEGTVTRVAEAHAVRSLVLLHRGALADAGDEARQALTALGRISADRHHTGALARSVLIDVAVERDQLTEAGDLLDVELPTGQATGRETEQSVGQTSGQATGWWHLHLAHSTARALGRLGQVERALTLVTHCERELDRRRIDNPAILPWRSTKALLHAGLGNLPEARRLARQEVDRARRWAAPFAWGRALLALASVSASGNVLGPARGAMELLDSEEAPLLFAHALYAAGEAHQRGGTTARARELLHRANEVGISLGADALVDQVQRTLRDAGGRPGPRKTSTRSLLTPTECQVAELAAGGMSNRDIARMLRVSLRNVESHLTHCYRKLRIGGRRELSRFFQAEDPEEKAPGRAVPHGLVLDPRQPQSV from the coding sequence GTGCTCAGGGAGCTGTTCGACCGAGGTGAGGAATCCCGGATCATCGATGAGATGTTGGACTCCGCCCTCTCTGGCCAGGGGGCTTCATCACTGGTAGAGGGCATTATCGGTACCGGAAAGACCATGCTTCTCCGGTGGGCGGAGGAACGTGCCAGGCAGCGGGGCATGCTCGTGCTTTCGGCCACCGCCTCGCCCACGGAACGCCGTTTCTCGATGGGCGTCGTTGATCAACTTTTCAGCTGTCTGGAAACTGCGGGTTCCCTTCCGGGTCCGCCCGCCAAGATCAACTTCCACCAACGCACCCCGAAAGATCCTGAATACGCGCAGTTCACCGACCTTTTTACGACCCTGAGCCGGGTCGCACAGCACAAGCCTATTCTGCTGACGGTCGATTGCGTCCAATGCGTGGACTCGGATTCCTTATCGTGGCTGGGATTCCTCATGCGCCGTATCGACAACATCCCGGTGGTGTTGTTGGCGAGCCAGCGGCGCGGTGAACCCGCGAGCGACCAGCACCTGCTGGTCGAGTTCATGAACAGCGTGCGCCCCGACCGCCACCTGCGCCTGCACGACCTGTCCCCGAGCGCCGCGTCCCACCTGATCGACTCACTGCGCGGCTGCTCCCGGGACACCTCCGACGACCTCATCGCCGACAGCGGCGGCAACCCCTACCTCCTGACACAGCAAGTGCTCACCACCCCCGCACCCGCACCCAGCTGTGCCCTGACCGACGACGACAGACCGGCCGATCCGTCCGACGACCTGACGATCCGGCTACGCGCGGTCAAGGACCGCGTGCTGTGCCTGCTGCGCCGGTTGGACGGCAACGGCCTGCGCGTCGCCCACGCCGCGAGCGTGGTGGGCGAGACGGCCGTGAACGCCGAACTCGTCGCCGAGTTGTGCTCCCTGACGGTGGCGGAGGCCGGCCAGAGTCTCGGGCAGCTGACGGAGTGCGGAATCCTCCACCCCACCACCCGCACCTTCCGGCACCCCGTCCTGGCGCGCCTGCTCTACCTCGACGTCCCGATCGCCCAGCGGGCCGCGTTCCACCGGCGGACCGCACTCCACCTGCACCAGGACGGCGCCGCCCCCGGGAGCATCACCACGCACCTGCTCCGGGCCTCCCCGCTCGAGCAACCGTGGATGGCGCCCATGCTGCTGGACGCCGCCGAAGGACTGCTGCCCCGTGGCGCGCACGCGGCCATGGAACACCTCGACACGGTGGTGCGCCACGGAGCACCCGACGATGTGGCGTCCCGCATCGCCGACCTGCGGGTGCGGGCCCTGATGGAACTGGACCTTCCCGCCTCCGCGGACGCCCAGTACTCCCTGGTCAACCTCACCGCCGACCCCCTGGAACTGGCCGACCGGTCGGCGCGGCTGGCGGACACCCTGCTCCGCCTCGACCAACCGGACCAGGCCCGGAGCGTCCTGGACCGCGCCCACGAGCGGGTCCGGGGCCACGACGCGGGCACGGCGGCTCGACTGCGCCGTCAGCTGGGCCATGTCCGTCTGTACGAGGGCTCCCACACCGGTGGCCCGGCGGGCCTGGAACGCCTGGAGGCCGTCCTCCTGCACCGCACCTCCACCGGACAGACCGCACCGGCGGTGCGCCGGATCTGCCGCGTCTTCCTCGCCCCTCCCCGTGCCCTATACGGATCACCGTCCTGGTACCACGCCCTGCTCGCACTGCTCTGGGCAGGCGGCTTCGACCAGGCACAGCAGTACATCGACGCCGAGGTGCGGCTCGCCGTCGCGGAGGGCACCGTGACCCGAGTCGCCGAGGCACACGCCGTACGGAGCCTGGTCCTTCTGCACCGGGGGGCGCTCGCCGACGCCGGGGACGAGGCTCGGCAGGCCCTCACCGCGCTGGGCCGCATCAGCGCGGACCGACACCACACCGGCGCCCTCGCCCGCAGCGTGCTGATCGACGTAGCGGTGGAACGGGACCAGCTCACTGAAGCGGGAGACCTGCTGGACGTGGAACTCCCCACCGGGCAGGCGACCGGTCGGGAGACCGAGCAGTCGGTCGGGCAGACGTCCGGGCAGGCGACCGGCTGGTGGCACCTGCACCTCGCGCACAGCACCGCCCGCGCCCTCGGCCGACTGGGCCAGGTAGAGCGGGCCCTGACCCTGGTCACCCACTGCGAGCGGGAACTGGACCGCCGCCGGATCGACAACCCGGCGATCCTGCCGTGGCGTTCCACCAAGGCGCTGCTCCACGCTGGTCTCGGCAACCTGCCCGAGGCCCGGCGACTGGCCCGACAGGAGGTCGACCGCGCCCGGCGGTGGGCCGCGCCGTTCGCGTGGGGCAGGGCACTGCTCGCCCTGGCCTCGGTGTCCGCTTCGGGCAACGTCCTCGGGCCCGCCCGTGGCGCGATGGAACTGCTCGACTCGGAGGAGGCGCCGCTGCTGTTCGCGCACGCCCTGTACGCGGCGGGAGAGGCACACCAGCGGGGCGGCACCACCGCGCGCGCCCGCGAACTCCTGCACCGGGCCAACGAGGTGGGCATCTCGCTGGGCGCCGACGCCCTGGTGGACCAGGTCCAGCGGACACTGCGCGACGCGGGCGGCCGCCCCGGCCCCCGCAAGACGTCCACCCGGTCTCTGCTGACCCCCACCGAGTGCCAGGTCGCCGAACTGGCCGCGGGGGGCATGAGCAACCGGGACATCGCACGGATGCTGCGGGTGAGCCTGCGCAACGTGGAGTCGCACCTCACCCACTGCTACCGGAAACTACGGATCGGCGGCCGCCGCGAGCTGAGCCGGTTCTTTCAAGCAGAGGACCCGGAGGAAAAGGCCCCCGGGCGAGCGGTGCCGCACGGCCTGGTCCTGGACCCCCGGCAACCGCAGTCCGTCTAG
- a CDS encoding group II truncated hemoglobin, whose amino-acid sequence MSETVPTMYEWAGGAEALGRLTEEFYRRVREDELLAPIFQYMTDDHPQHVAIWLGEVFGGPKTYTEELGGFRRMLKSHRGREIQPEQRKRWVKLMLEAADEVGLPADPEFRSAFVAYIEWGSRRAMANSRPEAPPSRRESVPVWGWGQAPPGMP is encoded by the coding sequence ATGTCGGAAACGGTCCCGACGATGTACGAGTGGGCCGGCGGCGCCGAGGCGCTGGGACGGCTCACCGAGGAGTTCTACCGGAGGGTGCGCGAGGACGAACTCCTCGCCCCGATCTTCCAGTACATGACCGACGACCATCCACAACACGTCGCGATCTGGCTCGGCGAGGTCTTCGGCGGCCCCAAAACCTACACCGAGGAACTCGGCGGTTTCCGGCGGATGCTGAAAAGCCATCGGGGTCGGGAAATCCAGCCGGAACAACGGAAGCGCTGGGTGAAACTGATGTTGGAGGCCGCGGACGAGGTGGGCCTGCCCGCAGATCCGGAATTCCGATCCGCGTTCGTCGCCTATATCGAATGGGGTTCGCGGCGGGCGATGGCCAATTCACGGCCGGAGGCGCCGCCGTCGCGACGGGAGAGCGTGCCGGTCTGGGGCTGGGGGCAGGCCCCGCCCGGTATGCCCTAG
- a CDS encoding MFS transporter, with product MDHTAQQPPVDPALSPKAAASGPAASASASGPPGREPGSALSPRARLAFTMLAVVQATLIFTITLISVPLPHIAREFGLSAADLVLINAAYGLPFSGLLLFGGRLTDRYGGRLMFVAGLLLFGLASMTAAFAPTFEALVAVRFCQGVGAAMTAPAALAVLRAVFPDPIAFGRAMAVWGGVSVLGGAAGTLISGAVAAWVSWRWIFAVPVLVAALGLAVTRRLLPADPARGTRDRPGLDPAGAVLATLGISIGSYGLILSGDHPWGSAQVLAPIVVGLVLLAAFLMVERRVRDPLLPPGFVVEPRRLVGLFGIFLAAAGVALVTFLLSLHLQQQMGWSALATTGAFVPFTVALIATNLLSGRLVGRYGAGPVTVAGLVIGAAGLALLTGVSPDGSFALTLLPGVILLPVGATFIFSGSAVLSTANVPQHQAGLAGGVMNTAMELGPTVGLAALMAVAAAQAEVVVGYAWAFGAGAAVYLLVAILAAVAIRRRPVS from the coding sequence ATGGACCACACCGCACAACAACCCCCGGTCGACCCCGCCCTCTCCCCTAAGGCCGCCGCTTCCGGGCCCGCCGCGTCGGCCTCGGCGTCCGGGCCACCGGGCCGGGAACCGGGCAGCGCCCTCAGCCCGCGGGCCAGGCTCGCGTTCACGATGCTCGCCGTCGTCCAGGCGACGCTGATCTTCACCATCACGCTGATCTCCGTGCCGCTGCCCCACATCGCGCGCGAGTTCGGCCTGAGCGCGGCGGACCTGGTCCTGATCAACGCCGCCTACGGGTTGCCCTTCAGCGGGCTCCTGCTCTTCGGGGGCCGCCTCACCGACCGCTACGGCGGGCGGCTGATGTTCGTGGCCGGGCTGCTGCTCTTCGGTCTGGCCTCCATGACCGCCGCGTTCGCGCCCACCTTCGAGGCGCTGGTCGCGGTGCGGTTCTGCCAGGGCGTGGGCGCGGCGATGACGGCCCCGGCGGCCCTGGCCGTGCTGCGCGCGGTCTTCCCCGATCCGATCGCCTTCGGCCGGGCCATGGCGGTCTGGGGCGGGGTGTCCGTACTCGGCGGAGCCGCTGGAACCCTGATCTCCGGCGCCGTCGCCGCCTGGGTGTCCTGGCGCTGGATCTTCGCCGTTCCGGTGCTGGTGGCCGCCCTGGGTCTCGCGGTGACCCGGCGGCTCCTGCCCGCCGACCCCGCCCGTGGGACGCGGGACCGGCCCGGTCTCGACCCGGCCGGTGCCGTTCTCGCCACGCTGGGCATCTCGATCGGCAGCTACGGTCTGATCCTCAGCGGCGACCACCCGTGGGGATCGGCCCAGGTCCTGGCTCCCATCGTCGTCGGCCTCGTGCTGCTCGCCGCGTTCCTGATGGTCGAGCGGCGGGTGCGCGACCCGCTGCTGCCGCCCGGCTTCGTCGTGGAGCCGCGCCGCCTGGTGGGGCTCTTCGGGATCTTCCTGGCCGCGGCGGGCGTGGCGCTGGTGACCTTCTTGCTCTCGCTCCACCTCCAGCAGCAGATGGGTTGGTCCGCGCTGGCCACGACCGGCGCGTTCGTCCCGTTCACCGTCGCGCTGATCGCGACCAACCTGCTGTCCGGGCGGCTGGTGGGCCGGTACGGTGCCGGTCCGGTCACTGTCGCGGGGCTCGTCATCGGCGCCGCGGGACTCGCGCTGCTCACCGGGGTCAGCCCCGACGGCTCGTTCGCCCTGACCCTGCTGCCCGGCGTGATCCTGCTGCCGGTGGGCGCCACCTTCATCTTCTCCGGATCGGCGGTGCTGAGCACCGCGAACGTGCCCCAGCACCAGGCCGGACTGGCGGGCGGCGTGATGAACACCGCGATGGAGCTCGGGCCCACGGTCGGGTTGGCCGCGCTCATGGCGGTGGCCGCGGCGCAGGCCGAGGTGGTGGTCGGCTACGCCTGGGCCTTCGGGGCCGGTGCCGCCGTCTACCTGCTCGTCGCGATCCTGGCGGCGGTGGCGATCCGACGCCGCCCCGTCTCCTAG
- a CDS encoding MFS transporter encodes MRATYLDVLRLPYALRAFVPSVVGKLSFAMVSLALLLLVQEGPGGFALSGAVVGGFGLGNVVAAPLRARLVDQYGARLVLPWLAVGYAAGLIGVVFAVGADSGGVAIVLGVLSGLCTPPLGAVMRGVWALLATTDGHRTRAYSLDAVAEELVFIAGPLMVSLVALLPNGPTVAVVVAATAGLVGTVGMVLSPAPKPGKVRRRVSAWSGWVGPLRHARLWPVLSVLVGVGLVLGAVELLSTAHGQAMGHSGLAGVLLAFFAVGSAAGGLFYGSRTWTAAPMGRMVFLGLAACGALFAAAWGGELVVLVPLFTVVGLFVAPSMISGYLAADEIAPVEERTEASALINTAVNAGAALAFAVGGALLDSTSITVSTVLLAATAGIFVAVAVLSAVRDRRLQWAARATVAQEDRGERT; translated from the coding sequence GTGCGGGCGACCTATCTGGATGTGCTGCGGCTGCCGTACGCGCTGCGGGCCTTCGTGCCCTCGGTGGTGGGGAAGCTGTCGTTCGCGATGGTTTCGCTGGCGCTCCTGTTGTTGGTCCAGGAGGGGCCCGGGGGTTTCGCTCTTTCGGGGGCGGTCGTTGGCGGGTTCGGGCTGGGGAACGTGGTGGCCGCTCCGTTGCGGGCACGGTTGGTGGATCAGTACGGGGCCCGGCTCGTTCTGCCCTGGCTCGCGGTCGGGTACGCAGCTGGGCTGATCGGTGTGGTGTTCGCGGTCGGCGCTGATTCGGGCGGGGTCGCGATTGTGTTGGGGGTGCTGAGCGGGCTGTGCACCCCTCCGTTGGGGGCGGTGATGCGCGGGGTGTGGGCCCTGTTGGCGACGACCGACGGGCACCGGACCCGGGCGTACAGTCTCGACGCGGTCGCTGAGGAGCTGGTGTTCATCGCCGGTCCGCTGATGGTGAGCCTCGTGGCGCTACTGCCGAACGGCCCCACTGTCGCGGTGGTTGTGGCGGCGACCGCTGGTTTGGTGGGCACGGTCGGGATGGTGCTCTCTCCGGCGCCGAAGCCGGGGAAGGTGCGACGCCGGGTGTCGGCGTGGAGCGGGTGGGTCGGTCCGTTGCGGCACGCGCGTCTTTGGCCGGTGCTGTCGGTGCTCGTCGGTGTCGGTCTGGTGCTTGGCGCGGTCGAGCTGCTTTCCACCGCGCACGGGCAGGCGATGGGCCATTCCGGCCTGGCCGGGGTCCTGCTGGCGTTCTTCGCCGTGGGCAGTGCCGCGGGTGGGCTGTTCTACGGTTCGCGTACCTGGACGGCGGCGCCGATGGGGCGGATGGTCTTTCTGGGACTCGCGGCGTGCGGGGCTTTGTTCGCGGCGGCCTGGGGCGGGGAGCTGGTCGTCTTGGTGCCGCTGTTCACCGTGGTGGGGCTCTTCGTCGCTCCGTCGATGATCAGCGGGTATCTCGCCGCTGATGAGATCGCCCCGGTCGAGGAGCGCACGGAAGCGTCCGCCCTGATCAACACGGCGGTGAACGCGGGGGCGGCGCTGGCCTTCGCCGTGGGCGGCGCGCTGTTGGACAGCACGAGCATCACGGTGTCGACGGTTCTGTTGGCCGCCACCGCAGGGATTTTCGTTGCCGTCGCCGTCCTGTCTGCGGTCCGGGATCGCCGACTACAGTGGGCGGCTCGGGCCACGGTGGCGCAGGAAGATCGGGGAGAACGGACATGA
- a CDS encoding NAD(P)/FAD-dependent oxidoreductase encodes MFESGSRNGPTYGTEFDVVVIGAGAGGLNAALVLARSRRRVAVVDSGAPRNAPAAHMQGFLSRDGMPPAELLETGRAEAAGYGVEFLDGEVEEVARIFEEGAPVFTVRLADGVVLAARRVVVATGLRDELPDIPGVADRWGRDLLHCPYCHGYEVREQTLGVLGTQPAAVRHALLIRQWSEDVVLFRHTLEITGEDREALDARGVTVVDGTVERLLVEGDRLRGVQLAEGSCVPCHALFLVPRMVPRDGLLTALGCERGDNGWVATDRTGRTSVPGVWAVGNVVDPRALVVSAAGAGSAAAFAINHDLVGEDVEQAVQDHRMVKELTGVRPGDEY; translated from the coding sequence ATGTTCGAGAGCGGTTCGCGGAACGGGCCCACGTACGGGACCGAGTTCGACGTCGTGGTGATCGGGGCGGGGGCGGGCGGCCTCAACGCGGCCCTGGTCCTGGCCCGGTCGCGGCGCCGGGTGGCGGTCGTGGACTCCGGGGCGCCGCGCAACGCGCCCGCCGCCCACATGCAGGGGTTCCTGTCCCGGGACGGCATGCCCCCCGCGGAGCTGCTGGAGACCGGACGGGCCGAAGCCGCCGGATACGGCGTCGAGTTCCTCGACGGCGAGGTCGAGGAGGTGGCTCGGATCTTCGAGGAGGGTGCGCCCGTCTTCACCGTGCGGCTGGCCGACGGCGTGGTGCTGGCCGCCCGCCGGGTGGTGGTGGCCACCGGGCTGCGCGACGAACTTCCGGACATCCCCGGGGTGGCGGACCGCTGGGGCAGGGACCTGCTCCACTGCCCTTACTGCCACGGGTACGAGGTGCGCGAGCAGACGCTCGGTGTGCTCGGCACCCAGCCCGCAGCCGTCCGGCACGCGCTGCTGATACGCCAGTGGTCCGAGGACGTCGTGCTGTTCCGGCACACGCTGGAGATCACCGGGGAGGACCGCGAGGCCCTGGACGCGCGCGGGGTGACGGTCGTCGACGGCACCGTGGAGCGGCTCCTGGTGGAGGGCGACCGCCTGCGCGGGGTCCAACTGGCCGAGGGTAGTTGCGTGCCCTGCCACGCGCTGTTCCTCGTGCCGCGGATGGTGCCTCGCGACGGCCTGCTCACCGCGCTGGGCTGCGAGCGGGGCGACAACGGCTGGGTCGCCACCGACCGCACCGGCCGCACCAGCGTGCCCGGCGTGTGGGCGGTGGGCAACGTCGTGGATCCCCGGGCGCTCGTGGTGAGCGCGGCCGGGGCGGGTTCCGCCGCCGCGTTCGCCATCAACCACGACCTGGTCGGTGAGGACGTCGAACAGGCCGTCCAGGATCACCGGATGGTCAAGGAGCTGACCGGGGTCCGGCCCGGCGACGAGTACTGA
- a CDS encoding winged helix-turn-helix domain-containing protein, with the protein MSEDDRVDLNGLRTVAHPLRLRLLSLLTGRTMSAAEAARELGETQANVSYHIRRLAKGGLLEFVDEKPVRGGIAKRYTHRPSSGEALGGSDQESFLGLMRVLAQQMSARASGYREGSDFAFTDAHLTIPAEEWPRVRELARELGRVVHEAAERTSDGGTVRVSLTVAAFESE; encoded by the coding sequence ATGAGCGAGGACGACCGCGTCGACCTGAACGGACTTCGGACGGTCGCTCATCCGCTCCGGCTCCGGTTGCTCTCGTTGCTGACCGGGCGGACGATGAGCGCCGCGGAAGCGGCCCGCGAGCTCGGGGAGACGCAGGCCAACGTCAGCTATCACATCCGGCGGCTCGCCAAGGGCGGGCTCCTCGAATTCGTCGACGAGAAGCCCGTGCGCGGCGGGATCGCCAAGCGGTACACGCACCGGCCCAGCAGCGGTGAGGCGCTCGGCGGCTCCGATCAGGAGAGCTTTCTCGGCCTCATGCGGGTACTCGCCCAGCAGATGTCCGCGCGCGCGTCCGGGTACCGCGAGGGCTCGGATTTCGCCTTCACCGACGCGCACCTCACCATCCCCGCGGAGGAGTGGCCGCGGGTGCGGGAGCTCGCCCGCGAGCTCGGACGGGTGGTGCACGAGGCGGCGGAGCGGACCTCTGACGGGGGCACGGTCAGGGTCTCGCTGACGGTCGCCGCCTTCGAGAGTGAATAA
- a CDS encoding MFS transporter, which yields MQKATRRPGLGRDFNRFWLGSLASNLGDGMMVIALPLVAAFLTNDPLLVSGLIAARFLPFLLFGLAAGVIVDRVDRVRLMIGTNLVRAVALVALAGFIATGNATIWVLYAVMFTVMTCEVFYDLAGRALMPALAPAGTIDRANGRVEGGRTVTQDFAGGPLAGFLFVVFAFLPIAVNAGAYALGALVLLGLPLAVRRAPGHDDSGQDPAAKRPSPLADLREGFRFVFRGSSLGAILLFNLALNAAFTALSAVMVLLAQNHFGVPAALYGVFLGSSAVGALLGATTVGFLVARLGRFRLEVVFFTVTGLCFIGFGLAPNAYAAVVAWVLLGFVITASNIVMLGAIQLIVPGRQLGRVMSFVQVSGAAFGPIAALSAGFLGRVELYYVPIASGVLVLVSLALAVPALRRVVTEADRVEAVQIAEQVEPSEQVEPSEQAEPSEK from the coding sequence TTGCAGAAGGCCACCCGCAGACCCGGCCTCGGCCGCGACTTCAACCGGTTCTGGCTCGGCAGCCTGGCCAGCAACCTCGGCGACGGCATGATGGTGATCGCCCTGCCCCTGGTCGCGGCCTTCCTCACCAACGACCCCCTCCTGGTCTCCGGGCTCATCGCCGCCCGTTTCCTGCCGTTCCTGCTGTTCGGCCTGGCCGCCGGGGTGATCGTGGACCGGGTGGACCGCGTCCGCCTGATGATCGGTACCAACCTGGTCCGCGCCGTCGCGCTGGTCGCCCTGGCCGGGTTCATCGCCACCGGCAACGCCACCATCTGGGTGCTGTACGCGGTCATGTTCACCGTCATGACCTGCGAGGTGTTCTACGATCTGGCCGGTCGGGCCCTCATGCCGGCTCTCGCTCCGGCCGGCACGATCGACCGCGCGAACGGGCGCGTCGAGGGCGGCCGGACCGTCACCCAGGACTTCGCCGGCGGGCCGCTCGCCGGGTTCCTGTTCGTGGTCTTCGCGTTCCTCCCCATCGCCGTCAACGCCGGTGCCTACGCCTTGGGCGCCCTGGTGCTGCTCGGCCTCCCCCTGGCGGTCCGCCGCGCCCCCGGCCACGACGACTCCGGCCAGGACCCCGCCGCCAAACGCCCCTCGCCCCTGGCCGACCTGCGCGAAGGGTTCAGGTTCGTCTTCCGTGGCAGCTCCCTCGGCGCGATCCTGCTCTTCAACCTGGCGCTCAACGCCGCCTTCACCGCCCTGAGCGCCGTCATGGTGCTGCTCGCCCAGAACCACTTCGGTGTCCCGGCCGCCCTGTACGGGGTGTTCCTCGGGTCCTCCGCCGTCGGTGCCCTCCTGGGGGCCACCACCGTCGGCTTCCTGGTCGCCCGGCTCGGCCGGTTCCGGCTGGAGGTGGTGTTCTTCACCGTCACCGGTCTGTGCTTCATCGGCTTCGGCCTGGCCCCCAACGCCTACGCGGCCGTGGTCGCCTGGGTGCTCCTGGGGTTCGTGATCACCGCGTCCAACATCGTGATGCTCGGTGCCATCCAGCTGATCGTCCCGGGCCGCCAGCTCGGCCGGGTGATGTCGTTCGTCCAGGTGTCCGGCGCCGCCTTCGGCCCGATCGCCGCCCTCTCCGCGGGTTTCCTCGGCCGGGTGGAGCTGTACTACGTGCCCATCGCCTCGGGTGTCCTGGTGCTGGTGTCCCTGGCCCTGGCCGTCCCGGCCCTGCGCCGCGTGGTCACCGAAGCCGACCGGGTAGAGGCCGTCCAGATCGCCGAGCAGGTCGAACCGTCCGAGCAGGTTGAACCGTCCGAGCAGGCCGAACCGTCCGAGAAGTAA